TGATTAATTTGCTTTTACAGGGAAATATCAATAAGGCTGGAGAAATGTTGTTTGAGAATAATCCATTATCCGTAATATGCTCTGTAGTATGTCCCCATGAAAATCAATGTGAAGGTAATTGTGTATTAGGAATAAAGTCAAGTTCAGTTAAAATAAGCAATATAGAAAATTATATTTCTAACTATACTTTAAAATTGATAGATCTAAAGCCAAAGGTAAAACGAGAAGGCAATATTGGAATAATAGGCTCTGGACCAGCAGGTATTACTATAGCACTATTACTAGCCTTAGAGGGATATAACATTACTATATTTGAGGCTAAAAATGATATAGGTGGAATGTTACGATATGGAATTCCAGAGTTTAGATTGCCTAAGGATGTTTTAGACAAAATAAAAAATAGACTAGAGGAGCTAGGGGTTATAATTAGACCTAACATATTAGTAGGCTCTGTAATAACTATAGAAGAACTTTTTAGAGATGGATTTGATGCCTTATTTATTGCTACAGGTTTATGGAAACCTAATAAGTTAAATATTAAGGGAGAAAGCTTAGGACATGTTCACTATGCAATTGATTATTTAAGAGAACCTGGTGCATATAAATTAGGAAATAAGGTATGCATTATTGGCGCTGGGAATGTGGCAATGGATGTGGCAAGAACAGCAATCAGAAAAGGCTCTAAGGAAGTGACTATAATGTTTAGGGGCGGCTTCGAAAATATGACGGCTACAAAACATGAAATAGAGTATGCCAAGCTAGATGGAGTTAAATTCGAATTATACAAAAACCCTGTTGAAGTTACAAAAGAGGGTATAGTATATATTAAATCAAAGATAGTATCCGATGAAGATGGAGAAAGGTATATTGCAGTAGATGATTCGAAGGAGCTATTTGAGTGTGACTCTATTATAGCTGCTGTTAGTCAAGGACCTAGAACTAATATAATATCTACAACAAAGGGAATAGAAGTAAATGAAAAAGGTCTACCAATAGTAGATGAAGATGGTAGAACTACTAAAGAAGGAGTTTTTGCATCTGGTGATGTAGTTACTGGAGCAGGAACTGTTGTAGGGGCGGTTAAATATTCAAAACAGGTAGCTAAGGCTATAGATAAATATGTTACGGAGAAGTATGAAAATCAAGTTAATAAAGTAGATTAATTGAGGGCAACTTTAAAAGTTGCTCTTTTTATTTTCTAAATAGCATAAACAAAATTTATAGAAATTACATTTATTTTACTTACATAAAACTCATTTTCAAATTTAATACTTAAATATGGTATACTATTTTAGAAAAGAAATAATTGAGGAAGTATCATATTTGAAATTTTGTTCTTAATTATGTAATCTCCTCAAGTATATACGAAGGGTGAAATAGCTATGGTTAATAAAGATATTTTAATAGAAAATTCAGGTTTAGGACATAAAAATGAATCTAGATATAATCATTTAAATACAATGCAAAAAAAAGCTGTACTTACTACCGAAGGTCCTGTATTGGTATTGGCTGGAGCTGGTTCTGGAAAGACAAGGGTACTTACACATCGTATAGCATATTTAGTAGAGGAAAAAGGGATATCGCCTTATAATATTTTAGCAATTACATTTACTAATAAAGCAGCGAAGGAAATGAAGGAAAGGGTAGAAGATCTATTAGGAGACTACTATAGGGACTTATGGGTAAGTACCTTTCACTCTTCCTGTGTGCGTATTTTGCGTATGGAAATAGATAAGCTTGGCTACGAGAAAAATTTTGTTATTTATGATACTACAGATCAACAGGTTGTTATGAAGGAGTGCTTAAAGAAGCTAAATTTAGATGAAAAAATGTTCCAGCCTAGAATGGTTTTAAATGAAATAGGAAGAGCTAAAGATCAATTAATTAGTCCAGGTGAGTACTTATCTGAGTTTGGAAATGATTTTAAAAATCAGAAGGTTGCTGAACTATATAAAATGTACCAAAATAGGCTAAGAAGTAATAATGCTCTAGATTTTGATGATCTAATTATGAAAACTGTACAACTTTTTCAAACTAACCCTACAGTTTTACATTATTATCAAAACAAGTTTAAGTACATATTAGTAGATGAGTTTCAAGATACTAATATGGCCCAATATACTTTAATTAGTTTATTAGCTAGAAGTCATGGAAACCTATGTGTAGTTGGGGATGATGACCAGTCCATATATGGCTGGAGAGGCGCGGATATAAGAAATATTTTAGGATTTGAAAAGGATTTTCCAAACACTCAGGTTGTTAAGCTAGAACAAAACTACCGTTCAACAAAAAGTATTTTAGATGCTGCTAATATGGTAGTAGCCAATAATACAGATAGAAAATCAAAAAAATTGTGGACAGATAATAAAGATGGAGAAATTATACAATATTATCGTGCAAATAACGAATATGACGAATCAAGTTTTATAGCATCTACTATTGAAAAGCTTAATGATGAAGAAAATAGGCCCTACTCACAGTTTGCAGTACTATATCGTACTAACGCTCAATCTCGTGCAATAGAGGAAATGCTAATGAAGAAGGGAATACCATATAAAATTTACAGTGGTACTCGTTTCTATGATCGCAAGGAGATTAAAGATATTTTGGCTTATCTACGAACT
This region of Alkaliphilus flagellatus genomic DNA includes:
- a CDS encoding NAD(P)-dependent oxidoreductase produces the protein MAEHVLDMAKKCLQCKNPGCQKGCPIGTPIKDMINLLLQGNINKAGEMLFENNPLSVICSVVCPHENQCEGNCVLGIKSSSVKISNIENYISNYTLKLIDLKPKVKREGNIGIIGSGPAGITIALLLALEGYNITIFEAKNDIGGMLRYGIPEFRLPKDVLDKIKNRLEELGVIIRPNILVGSVITIEELFRDGFDALFIATGLWKPNKLNIKGESLGHVHYAIDYLREPGAYKLGNKVCIIGAGNVAMDVARTAIRKGSKEVTIMFRGGFENMTATKHEIEYAKLDGVKFELYKNPVEVTKEGIVYIKSKIVSDEDGERYIAVDDSKELFECDSIIAAVSQGPRTNIISTTKGIEVNEKGLPIVDEDGRTTKEGVFASGDVVTGAGTVVGAVKYSKQVAKAIDKYVTEKYENQVNKVD
- the pcrA gene encoding DNA helicase PcrA; amino-acid sequence: MVNKDILIENSGLGHKNESRYNHLNTMQKKAVLTTEGPVLVLAGAGSGKTRVLTHRIAYLVEEKGISPYNILAITFTNKAAKEMKERVEDLLGDYYRDLWVSTFHSSCVRILRMEIDKLGYEKNFVIYDTTDQQVVMKECLKKLNLDEKMFQPRMVLNEIGRAKDQLISPGEYLSEFGNDFKNQKVAELYKMYQNRLRSNNALDFDDLIMKTVQLFQTNPTVLHYYQNKFKYILVDEFQDTNMAQYTLISLLARSHGNLCVVGDDDQSIYGWRGADIRNILGFEKDFPNTQVVKLEQNYRSTKSILDAANMVVANNTDRKSKKLWTDNKDGEIIQYYRANNEYDESSFIASTIEKLNDEENRPYSQFAVLYRTNAQSRAIEEMLMKKGIPYKIYSGTRFYDRKEIKDILAYLRTIENPVDDVSVKRIINVPKRGIGLKSIDKFDEYADVRGESFFSALLDVDKMPDQSTRVKVQTGKFTNLIMSLREKRDEMTVTDIVKEIYEGTGYIEALMAEDKVEAESRIENLQEFLSLTKDFDENAEVKTLEEFLARTSLETTMDGDDDDENTVVLMTLHSAKGLEFPVVFIPGMEEGIFPSSMSLQENNEEEERRLCYVGITRAREKLYMSHAMTRTLYGRTSANAISRFLGEIPEGLIHMDKPYNRKKDLIEMQTSPLFTGAMMHQKKETISSVDLNQVKAGSKIKHPKFGVGTVVSVAGEMLTIAFPNAGIKKIASTFIQMEIIG